The Persephonella sp. IF05-L8 genome contains a region encoding:
- a CDS encoding MFS transporter, giving the protein MIDKDFTPVEKKATLGLSAIFSLRMLGLFLVLPVLSIYAHDFPGATSFLVGLAIGAYGLTQAFFQIPYGLLSDKIGRIPILLFSTIIFVFGSLLSAYASLQENIYLLIAGRFLQGMGAVSSVVIALIADLTREEIRTRAMATIGASIGMAFAFGMVLGPWIAAHFGLAGVFGFTALLALISIPYIVWGLPKPKVIVHHEDAEFTGSYLGTVLKDKNLLKMDFGMFVLHMGLTAVFTSAPLILKQFMDVGDLWKVYLVMFLVGLTLMVPSTIIAEKKGLIKEVKIVAILILIFSFGLFMEFENQFVPAIIAIIVYFTGFMMLEPIMPSLMSRYAKPQVKGTASGVFNTAQFLGAFVGGAAAGYLLQYGHKAVFIFLGIITFLWLVAVLTLEMPESVKEKRVKK; this is encoded by the coding sequence TTGATAGACAAAGATTTTACACCTGTAGAAAAAAAAGCAACCCTTGGTCTTTCTGCAATATTTTCTCTGAGAATGCTTGGACTATTTCTGGTTTTGCCTGTTTTAAGTATATATGCCCATGATTTTCCAGGAGCAACATCATTTCTTGTAGGACTTGCCATTGGTGCCTATGGATTAACTCAGGCTTTTTTCCAGATACCCTATGGACTTTTAAGTGATAAAATTGGAAGAATTCCTATTCTTTTATTCTCTACAATAATATTTGTTTTTGGTAGCCTTCTATCAGCTTATGCTTCACTGCAAGAGAATATCTACCTTCTTATAGCAGGTAGATTTTTACAGGGTATGGGAGCTGTTTCTTCAGTTGTTATAGCCCTTATTGCTGACCTTACCCGTGAAGAAATCAGAACACGGGCAATGGCGACAATAGGGGCTTCCATAGGAATGGCTTTTGCCTTTGGTATGGTTCTGGGGCCCTGGATAGCTGCTCATTTTGGACTTGCCGGTGTATTTGGTTTTACAGCACTTTTAGCTTTGATTTCTATTCCTTATATAGTCTGGGGATTACCAAAACCAAAAGTAATAGTTCACCATGAAGATGCAGAGTTTACAGGTTCGTATCTGGGAACTGTTTTAAAAGATAAAAACCTGCTTAAAATGGATTTTGGGATGTTTGTTCTCCATATGGGTCTTACAGCTGTTTTCACATCTGCCCCACTGATACTAAAACAATTCATGGATGTAGGAGATTTATGGAAAGTTTATCTTGTTATGTTTCTTGTTGGTCTAACCTTAATGGTTCCCTCAACTATCATTGCTGAAAAAAAAGGTCTAATAAAAGAGGTGAAAATAGTTGCCATCCTCATCCTTATTTTCTCTTTTGGTCTTTTTATGGAGTTTGAAAACCAGTTTGTCCCTGCAATAATAGCTATTATTGTTTACTTTACAGGATTTATGATGCTGGAACCGATAATGCCTTCCCTTATGAGCAGATATGCAAAGCCACAGGTGAAAGGAACTGCCTCCGGTGTTTTTAATACTGCCCAGTTTCTTGGTGCTTTTGTAGGTGGTGCTGCAGCTGGTTATCTACTCCAGTATGGACATAAAGCAGTTTTTATATTCC
- a CDS encoding TIGR00730 family Rossman fold protein yields MEEKYFINELKKEDAWRLFKIIGDFVDGFEVLPEFIPAVTFYGSARVKEGNKYYEAARELAKKLVAKGFSIITGGGPGIMEAGNRGAKEAGGRSVGLNITLPMEQVPNPYATVTLNFRYFFARKVMFNKYATAYVLFPGGYGTLDELTETLVLIQTKKLKPFPVIMYGSEYWNGLVEWIKNKVLADGYISPEDFELFQIVDDLDEIVDIIVNFYSQHYEYEI; encoded by the coding sequence ATGGAAGAGAAATATTTCATTAACGAGCTAAAAAAGGAAGATGCGTGGCGATTATTCAAAATCATAGGTGATTTTGTTGATGGATTTGAAGTTTTACCTGAGTTTATACCTGCAGTAACCTTTTATGGTTCTGCAAGGGTAAAAGAAGGAAACAAATATTACGAAGCTGCCAGAGAACTTGCAAAGAAACTGGTAGCAAAAGGCTTTTCTATAATCACCGGTGGTGGTCCTGGAATAATGGAAGCCGGAAACAGAGGTGCCAAGGAGGCAGGAGGTCGTTCTGTAGGGTTGAATATAACACTTCCTATGGAGCAGGTTCCTAATCCTTATGCAACAGTAACACTTAATTTCCGCTATTTTTTTGCCAGAAAAGTTATGTTTAACAAATATGCAACAGCTTATGTTTTATTCCCCGGTGGATACGGAACCCTTGATGAGCTTACAGAAACACTGGTGTTAATTCAGACCAAAAAGCTAAAACCTTTTCCAGTTATCATGTATGGTAGCGAATACTGGAATGGGCTTGTGGAATGGATAAAAAATAAAGTTCTTGCAGATGGATACATATCTCCTGAAGATTTTGAGCTGTTCCAGATAGTTGATGACCTTGATGAGATAGTGGATATAATAGTGAATTTCTATTCACAACACTACGAATATGAAATTTGA
- a CDS encoding serine/threonine protein kinase, translating to MKFEDIKSKIKNLQLIGEGWRGEVYRGYLDNQELAFKVASEEQFIPNIQKEAQILQIINKYGIGGKLVLAGEDFIAYEFIHGQPLKKVINKENAKTLISQLLKQARVLDKLGINKEEMHRPYTNVLIDDNLKVYLIDFERSKFSKNLQNVTQLIQFIIGEGSKYLPEFDKEKLIEAAKVYKKNKTEENFQKILDILHIRD from the coding sequence ATGAAATTTGAAGACATAAAAAGCAAAATAAAAAATTTACAGTTAATAGGGGAAGGATGGAGAGGGGAGGTCTACAGAGGTTATTTAGACAATCAAGAGCTGGCATTTAAAGTGGCTTCTGAGGAACAATTTATTCCAAATATCCAAAAAGAAGCCCAGATACTTCAAATTATTAATAAGTATGGCATAGGTGGAAAACTTGTTCTTGCTGGTGAAGACTTTATAGCGTATGAGTTTATCCACGGACAGCCATTAAAAAAGGTAATCAACAAAGAAAACGCAAAAACTCTTATTTCCCAGCTTCTAAAACAGGCAAGAGTTCTGGATAAACTTGGTATAAACAAAGAGGAAATGCATAGACCATACACAAACGTTCTGATTGATGACAACTTGAAGGTTTATCTAATTGATTTTGAAAGAAGCAAATTTTCTAAAAATCTTCAGAATGTAACCCAGCTAATTCAATTTATAATAGGAGAAGGGAGCAAGTATCTTCCAGAATTTGATAAAGAAAAGCTGATAGAAGCAGCAAAAGTTTACAAAAAAAATAAAACAGAAGAAAACTTTCAAAAAATACTGGATATTCTTCATATAAGAGATTAG